CGAGCTGGCCCCGGCCCGACGTGTCGAAGAAGGCGAACATGTCCCGGATCcgcgcctcccgctccgcctccgtcTCGTGGAGCGCCAGCAGCACGTGCTCCATGGTCACGGGGCCCGCTTTCCGCGCCGGCTCGCACCCTCCCCCTGCTGTCGCCGTTGCCGTCGCCGCTGTGGCAGCCAcggggggaggggaggcggcggggccgcGGGGTTCCACCGCGtgggccgccgcgccgggcatggcgacggcggcgagacggaatgggaggaggaggaggtggtggtgggttGTGTTGGTTTGGGGGCAGGCAATGGAATCGAACGGAGAAGGAAAGGAGAGGGGACGAAGGGAATAGAcgttttcctttcctttgaGACCTACGGGATACGGTAACCGTAGGAGCATTCCTGGATCGGGGATTCGGTATGGGTTGCGCGTGCATTCCTTTCCCCATGGCCCATGTCCTACGAATTGAGATGACTTGTAAAATTTCTAAAAGTACACCTAACATATTTTaaaaattcttaaaaaataCTCCGTCCGTCTCGTATTaatgacttaaatttgtccaaaatgtatgtatctatacacaaaaaacgtttagatacatgtaatatttcgtcacttaatatgggacggaggtagtagctcACTTAAAAATGGCAAAGGCTTAAAGATTTTCTAAAAGAATTTTCTAAAAGTTGACTTCTGTGAAAATGATAAATGCTTAAAGCTTTTGTAAACACATATGCCGCGACGCCATAACATACGTGTATATCTACGTTACTAAGACGTAAGAAACAGACATACCGATAGACACAAAACAGACgtgtaaaaagaaaacaaatttgtCTTTAAAGATATAACCACAAAGGCGTGTACAGTCACTGAAATTGTTTTTTCCCAAATATGTTTGTGAGATGTCTACATATGTAGACAAAAAGAGGGTACACATAGTTATATCAACAATTATACAACTTTTATTTCTAATTTAAAGAATAAAAGTTAGAGATACCAAATTCAATACGGGAAAGGCATTACAATTTATGCGCAAATTTAGAGATACCAAATTCAATAACGGAAAGGCATTACAACAGTACAAAAAAATATCGTTTTCTCTCTTGTAGCATCAACCACCGAGTTTTATGCATACAGAGCAAGACTAGGATAAATTTACCTTACAACTCATTTGACACATCAATTCTGCCTAGCATCCTCGAGTTTATTTTGGATTTCagaaaccaacttgtttggttggcgtGAAATTGATTACTCcttctgtcccatattaaatgacttcatattatatgtatctagacgtattttagtatatagataagttcatatttaaacaaatttgagtcaattaatatgggacgtAGAGAGTATATGATTTCAATTTGAAATTCTATGAAATCACACTGTAACTGACATTTGTTTCTCTCTAAAAGGCATCAAATTTTTAAATTGTCTCTCGCTATGAGAATCCATTGGctgacaaacatgattttgcGAGTGAATAACAAAGGGACAAATATCAATACATTTCCTATTTAATCTGCACACACTCTTTGAATTGAACGTCTAAACTACTGATGGATAGGCTCAAAAGTTGATATACTTTCCAGTTCAAAGGTCAAGGAGTAGACGGCCTCTGTCTCctgagaagaaagaaatgcgCCATGAAGGTGCGGGAATAAAATGTGGAaataaaaggagaagaagagcctGGAAGTGAGGCGACCAAGGCGCACATGACTCATGAGAGCCGCAGAAGTGGACTGTGTCAGCGTGTGCGAAGGACTAGAAGCGCTTGAATTCTACTCTCCCGTCGGCATGTGCCTGTCGACCCGTTGACACGATTTGGTGCGAGTTGGGTTGGACGGTGGCAATATACTGTAGTTGGGGTGCTCCTCGCTCAATCCTACGAGTACTCGTGTTGCGACGGGTGTGGGCACTGGAGGCGGTCTGGCTGATGTTGCGAGTGATTGCGATTTGGACCGGTCATTGATGGGGATTATTATGGTCTGTACTCTCGTGGATGGTGTGATACGCgggatttgttttttgagtTGATAAATGAAATCTGTATAGTGCTCCCGGGCGGCACCCTGGCCAACTACCTCGTGCCTGTTTCGCGGCATTGGACACCTCACACCTATCGCATGCCAAGATGAGCTGTGATGGCCGGTCCAATTTATCGTACGTGTCAATCTATCTTGGTGTAGGTCCAGGCGATACAAGCGAGCTACTAGTAAGAGGACAGAAAAAACTTGTACTGCTGCTGCCTTCGTCCAATAATACGAGCCATATTAGGATTCGGTTGACCAAACCTTTGATCACGagttacttcatgaatatgtgactaatgtgatcaaaataataaacataaacaaatatcTTTGAGTATGAACATAATagatatgaatctatgtcatataattatatattaataaaataatttgtgatcaaaacattgataaaaaaaacctaATACGTCCCATATCGTTGAGCAGAGGTACTACTAGGTCAGGAATGTCATCAGACAGGAGAGGACAGTAGGGCACCAGGACATCTTTGATGGGCATGATTCAAAAACgcggaaaaataaaatacaataGGATTATAATGTTACGCCTAATTGACTTTTACGGAACTGAATTTGCACTGCAGTTTTTTAATGCCAAAAGTCTCTGCATGAGAATTTGGGACAAATAAAAAATTCCATACGAAATGTATTGCAGGTGAAATCCACATGAACAATTCCTATGTTCCTACAATCAAGAGCtgcaaaaaatatactccctcggtactaaaataagtgactcaaatttgtctaaattcATATGTATTTACAGAACTGAGGCACGATTGACTGAAATTAAGGTACGATTGAACAGAAGCTGGTTAGGCACGATTGAACTATTTGCTCTCTTAATTTTCAATTTCAGTCCAATCGTGCCTTAGTTTCGTAACCTGCTTATGTTAATTTGCTCCCTTAATTTCAGTCGTGCCTTAATTTCAGTCGAATTGCTGTGTTTGTGGACGAAACACAAGCTACGTCCATTTAAGCTAATTTGTTCCAATCGGTTTGAGCGACACCAGTTGGAACTAATCAGCTTCGCCCGAACCGGTTAGTCGCTGACTGCccctaatcggcttgggccaagCAGCCTGGCCCATGCCGAGGGTGGCCTagttttgtaatttttaaaaaactcgtattgttttcaaaatgattaaataatttgtattatttaaaaaatcaGCTAAATAAGTGACTCGAATTTGTCTAAATTCACATGTATTTATACGTGATTTACAATGTATAAATACATGCGAGTTTTGACAAATCTGACATATAAATAGATGCGAATTTTGACAAATCTGAGTCACTTGTTTACGGACGAAGGAAGCACTATAACGAAGCATAGATTAAGTTCTCAGTGCACTGGTTGTATCTCAAGCCCACCAGATACTAAACCCTAGGCCTCGTGTGTCACGTTGTGTTCAGCGTCAGTAAAAGAAAGCTGAAAGAAAAACTGTACATTTCATTCTCCATTTTGAGGTCGTCAAACTGCCGAGCCACGTTAATTATGGACCATCTGGAATAGCCATTTATTTTAGAAAGATGAATAGCCATTTATGTAGTGCTTCTTGGATAATTCTTCCCGGGAATACTCATCCCAGCATCTCTTGATCGTGCCAGTGCCTGGCTTTAAGTGTTTGCGCTGAAAATGGATGGACGCGAAGAAACGGAGGAATAAATTGGACAGGAACAGGCTTGATGCACAAGGATGGAAAAGGACCGAGAAAAAGCAAGAAAGACGAAAGCATCAAGTGGTCCAAAGGTCACTCAGGTCAGCGATCACCATTTCTCCTCCAAAGCTTCCACCAAAGACCAGACCAGACCAACACCAAACTGACAGAACAAGCAACAGCAGCTGCAGTTGGCCAGAAAGTTCTTCCATACTGAACATGAGCGGTGACTCAATGAAATACACAAATGCTCCATCTTAGAGCATCCTTGTGAATATGGTTGTCCATATGCCATTTAAACAACCAAAGTGCAAAGTAAGGATCCAACAGCTTGTCTACATGCTAGTCTAAATTCAGACATCGTCCAAATCTCTCTCCACAATGTCCATATATAGACGATCCAGCGACGATGTCCAAATGCCCACTATATGATTTAGCTATGAAGATAGGAGAGACAATATAGACGACTCAGATATAGACAAGCTGATGGAGGATTATAagattttagaaaaaaaaaaatttagaccATTGTCTATATTGAGACAACCGACCATTTTCCAACAAAGTCACTGCCCACACCCTGTAATCTATACTCCGTATCTGAGAAAActcaaacaaaaatgtttCCAATAAACCCCCTCATCCCCACCCCTCAAATCTGTCCAGTCCTCGTATCAATCACTTCACCTCTCTCATATCTAGGGCGCAAGATGAGCGCTCCTCATTTTTTATACCAGCAAAATAAGTCTGTACTGATCCACGCAATTTGGTGCTCACCTATGCAATTTGGTGCATAGGTGAAATCTGAGGGTTCGAAATGCTCTTGTATCCACTCTAACAATGGAACTAATAAAGTGCCAGGACATCGCCCAGGGGATGAGCATTCTGACTAGACTTACTACTGTCTAGTGTCGACATTATTTTCATCAATGATGCAGCGCATGCAGAAATATAGGATCAACAAAGCAGCCATACTGGCTGCGTGTTAGCTCCAGGAACCTTTCAGAAGCTGTCTGCAATCCAAGAGGTCAACATctctttacttttttttagggaaaacaACAGCTTTCTTTAGATACCAGTACAAGAGTTTATTTCCCCGTCGCTGCATCAAGATGGTCATAAAAGTCTGAAGTGTGGACAACTACTGATTCAGTCCAATCTCAAGTGAAGCATTAAAAAAATCTTCCGAGTTCAGACTTCAGTACTCATAAGCATGCATCATGCAAGGGCTAGACTAGCTAAaatgttcagacttcagataAGCCGATCAGCCAAATACCGGACAGAAACATCATGTAGAGGTAACAGCAATAGAATAGCCTACATACACTTGCTGAAGTGCAGAATTTGGGGTGCTCTCTATGTGGTGAGAATGGGAGGCATGTAATTAGATTTCATTCCAAGCACGGGAGCCTGCGTGTCGGGAAAGCATTTCATCCCTGGCAGCTCTGTCACTATACCGTCCTTCGTCACGGCAACCGGATAGGTGAGAAGGTGCCCGGGCAGGTCGTCGTTGAGTTCATCACTAGCATAGAGGTCCCAGTACTTGTCAGCCATCTTGTTCACCCTCTGGACGCACTCCAGGCTCCCTGGCTTCAGGAAATCATCGTGCAGCATGCCGAGGTGTTCATACCACAGCGACATCCGGAAACCATGGATCTGCCCTCTGGCAACCTGGTCTTCGGTGTTCAGGTGGTGTGGCTGGAATGCACCCATGGCGATTTCAGAGTCCCTGCCCCCGTCCATTGACCGTTGGTTGATGTTGGCTGATCCGACAATGATGTACTCGTCATCGACTGAAACAAGCCAATAAGGGTACATGTTAGATTTTGAACTTCAAACAAACGAGACATGTCCTGGCGGTTTACAATAGGATCAAGTGATAATATCAGGGCAATTTGTCACAACAAGAACAGAGTAGTGGAGATATGTTCTGTTGTAACAATATCAGGTATGACATGTCTGttcgagagaaaaaaagtaCAGTATGTCAGTTGTGCATCAGAATCTCGACAACGACAAAACTGATCAGGTATATCGCAAGAGTTGCCTAGTGGCTAGTTCCTCCTAGGCAATGTACTATTTTATCTAAACACATTTCTGAATGCCTGCCTGCCTTtttcccaattttttttaaaaacagaGGACAGCTACAAATGATTCTAAGCATGCTTCAAAGAATGGAACATTAGAAACTCGACATGTAATGTAAAGTGCCTAAGATGTCCAACAACTGCAAGAATTTTCATGTAGCATCTGGTATTCTGTAGTTTGCTGCAAGATGTTAATTAATCGCAGGAAATTCACATTGCTAGAAAGTTCTTGGGTCTGCAATGTGAAAGAGCATACCTATCATCATTTTGGAGTGAACATAGACCATGTACCGCCgagccttctgtgccctctcgtAGTCTGACCCTTCCATTGGCTGCTCTGCAGGTTCATACTCGCCACTCCTCTTCACCTCCCTGTTCCCTAAGCAAAAGAATGTGAGGTAATCCTTGGGGTTCGCGTCGATCCTCTTCCCCTCAAGAGCAACGGCAATGTCATGGTACATCATGTCCATGGTCCTCCTCTGCCAATCTAGTATTGCCTGCACAGATGCACCTGCAGGAGCACCTTCCGGCCACATTGGCAGCACAACATAGACCGCGAAATGTTCACCAGCCTCGATCTTGCTCACGATCTTCAGCGAAAGCTCACGGGGAATCAGATGCAACGCCTCAATTTCTTCCGGCTTTATGCCATCAGCTTTCCAAGCGAATGAGCTGCCAAGGAAGTATTGATTCTCGATGTAGATGAAGTGCTTGGCGCGGCGTATCGCGTGGATGTAGGCATCCTGGATGCTCCTGTCAATGATGTTGTTCTTGCCACTGACAAGGCCAGACCGAGCAGCATCCTCGGGGGTGCTAGGAAAGCCGAAGCACGCACCACCGTCGATGGACCGGAACACCTGCACATTCCATGCCTCCTGGTCATCAGGGAACATCACTGGCGATGGCGGTATGATGAGGTTCACCAAGGCTTTGAGATCAACAAGGAGGTCATTGCTGCTGCCTTGCTTCCTCCACCGCTGCTCGAAGTTGTAGAGCACGTCCCAGGCCGCGGGGCCTTCGAGCTTGGCGTGGATGTCGTGCCACGGCTCCCTCGGCCCGCCCTTGCCGATGGCCGCGCCCACCAGGATGGGCTGGTGGAAGTCCTTGTGGTGTGCCGTGTCCAGCGTCCTGAACAGGGAGTGGAACTGGGTGTCGTAGCGTCCGTCGCAGAGGTCGAGGCCGCCTACGAAGCTGAcgatgcggcggcgggtggagcCGCCCCTCACCGGCATGTCGTGGTCGACGGCGATGATCTTCTGGTGGTGGCTGATCATGTAGGCGATCTGCGCGCCCTTGACGACGCTGCTGCCGACGTCGGGGTTCCGCGGGCAGAGCACGCAGTGCACGTCGGTGCCGCGGAAGTAGTCGGCCGTCTCGGCGTCGTGCGTGCCCATGTACCCTTGCTTCCAGCCGATGGACTCCACGGAGGAGCGGTCGTCCCAGACGAGCATGAGCACGCGCACGCCCTCGCTGGCCTTGCGCTTCAGGAGCTCGCCCAGGGTGGCGTCGCCgccggggcgcggcggccgggcgcCGTCACGCAGGAGCGTGATCTCCGTGTACACCGACCATCCCGTGACGTACACCAGGTGGCGCGCGTCGCTGATGGCGTCGAAGACGTCCTCCCAGCACCGCCCTTGCTCGTACatccggccgccggagagcgGGATCCTGGGCGCGAACGCGTCCGGGGTGTGCGCGTCCTGGTACAGGGTGACCTTGCACCCGGGCCGCTGCGAGAAGAAGGTGTACGGCACGCCGGGGAACCGCAGGCCGCCGATACCCCGCCCCCACTCTCGGCGGCCCTCGGCAGCAGCGACATCGCAGAACCTGAGGCGGACATGGATGGTCGGCCCGTGGgggagcttcttcttccccgggtCGAGCACGTCGAGCCGGCGCTCGATTTCcttgccggcggcgtcgaggaggtCGCGGACGGGGAGGTAAGCGCGGCCGAGGAGCGTGGCGCCGATGGGCTGATCGGCCTTGACGGTGAAGACGACGTCGGCTGCGAAGTGGGCGCAGTAGATGTGGAACTCCTCGTACCACCGCGGGTTCACCGGGTCGTCGGCGATGACCCGCGTCCGGCCCACGCGCGCCCGCCCGAGGTCGATGGTCGCGTACAGCCGCGTCGACCCTTTCCCCCGCCCGATCGTCTCCTCGAACCCTTCCACGAACTACAACATGTGGGACAAGCAAAGATTCTCAGTAGTTTCCCCGACGAACAACATTCAAATCTAGCATCGCACGCTCCACTGTAAAAATCCGCATCCATTTTATACTTTTAACTTTTTGCGACTCCTCACCTACTCCATTCAAATCTACCGACAAGATTTCAGATCTCCTCCTAAGGAAGTGAGATTTTGATTTTAAATTTCCACGCAATCTTCTCTGCTCACAGCTGATGGTAGTAGGTAGCAAGTAGAGGTTGCAGGGAGCTGACCTTGCGGAAGATCCCAGGggcgccgccggtggcgcggGTGGGGTCGGTGAGCTTGTCGGCCTCCAAGATGGTGGCGTGGAGGGTGCCGTGAAGCAGCCGGTGAGCCATtgcgccgctgccgtcgccgcgcAAGAAAGCTTCGAGATTCAAGACGGACGGACGAAACAATGTGCCAAGAAGGCGAGAGTGAAAGGTCCGTGACCGTCCAATAGGAGCCCGCTAGCTGTCAGCTTTACCGGAAAGAAGCTTGTCGAGCTGTTCGTAGCGATGTGAAATAGGATTTTATCAGAAGAAATCTGTTGGAAGGAATTAATTGGGAGTAATTGGCAATTAttaactgaaattaaaagagagagagagaaacaaaatcttttttGATTTTCTGGTTACTACTGCATGAATAAAAGATACTATTTCCGAACATGACGAAGTGGAAGCAAAGCAAAGGCGAATTGGATGGGGAGCTGCCCACTATCTCTGGCATTTCACTTGGTAGCGGTAGAGCAGGGCAGGGCCAGGCCCCAGCGGGCAGCCGGCCACAGTAGTTGCCACTTTATAAAGGTGAGTCACGTGGCGTCATCGCTATAGTAGATCGCAGGCAGGCTCGCAGCAGAGCTCGACTGTGCGCGTACGAGAATCAGAGGAAGATGCTGTCAACGAAGATATGATCACGATCCACAATGCGCACCACGGCCAAGTGAGCATCCACCGACGGGTAGATCAgatttcacaatttttttcGTGGCAGGATGTACCATCGTGTCTCCTTCCTTCTCCGTTTATTTTGTCCTGCTCCCCTCCATTCTCGCTTCTCCCGTCGTCTCAACTCCTGGCTCGCATAAGACCCTTCATGTTGCCATGGTAACCACTACCGTCGCCATGATAACTCGAAATCATGGTTGGAAATTGTATTTGTGGGTAACTTCCTTGAGCTCCATAAAATTTGGCATGTTGTGGATAATGAGGATGAAAATTGGGATTGGAATTATATTGAGGGGCACTATAGTTCATTTCATATGAGAAGAACGAATGTTTGTGTACTACTGGCTGATTGGGTTTTGTGTATTTGCAGCAGCATGTTTGGATTTTGGTGATTTGAAGGTGGAAATGATGAAGGTGGGAGTGAAGAGGAGTTCATCGTGCTTGTGAAGCTTTGTGAAGTGGAATGCTCCATCCATATTTCCAAATAAGATTTTTTCGTAGAAGAGTGTTGCATTGCTTGTTTGAAATAGATGCATCCCCCGATAGAAAAAAGCCCTAGCCGCCACCCAACGGCCGCTCCCGACCGATCTCGtttcccggccggccggccagggaACGACGTCGCTGCTTCTTCTACGTTTGGTGCTATAGTAAATCCTCAAAATTAGGCTTTGGTCAACCGGCAACCGAGTtatggtggtgatggcggcACTGTGCGGGTCAAGAATAAGATTTTTCCGACTTCTCGTCCACCACATCGACGGCAATCCTGCCGCTGGCGTTGAGAAGTGCGGGATGGTTGGTCGCTACTCTTCTGACTGGTGGATCTGTTTATTTGTTTGTGCTTTGCAAGTCGTCTACGCGTATCGTTTTATTGGTTCCTTTTCTGATCGATGAGACTCGGCCAGCTTCGACCTCATAGTGGAGTTATTGTGGCCAAGTCTTCTCGGATTCGTCTGGCCGGATCTGAGATGATCATCCAACTCTCTtcgttgttttcttctctgGGACGGTGATTTGTTTCTCAGATCATTACTGCCGGCATCTTCTGGCTCCGACCGGCGACTTCCCAGCAGCTACGTTAACAACGGTTTCCTGGCTCCGACGTGGTTTGGAGGTCTAGAGGTAGCATCGAGTTTCGCTCACGGCACGCCACCAACGAGTGCAGGAGGAAGACAACGACGTTTAGCTACAAAAACTTGCGTGTGATTTTCTTTTACCTTAGAGATGGTTCTTTAAGGGTTGTTTGATTTTAATAtatggccttggccttctcgcaaaaaaaagaaaagaaatagatgcatccattgTATAGAGAATGCAGGCACAAACGGTCATATTTGTTCTTGTATGCAACGTAGGGTATTTGGGGTTGCTGGTAGTTGAAATGAGAAAGATGGTTGCCGCTGGCACTTGtaaaaatattattattatatttgtCCGGAAGTTTGGGCATCGGAGCAACTACATACTCCAGTTCCCTTGATTTCTGGTTTGGCACCAACTGGACAGTGGAGGGCACCGGTGACAAATGTCCAAAAGTTAATTTGGCACTGGTATTTGACCTACGCTATGGTGGGTCTAAGATCTCTCCACAATGGCCAGTCAAATTTTTGACGTCCTTCTCGGAGCAGTtaggcggggggggggggggggggatttt
This is a stretch of genomic DNA from Brachypodium distachyon strain Bd21 chromosome 1, Brachypodium_distachyon_v3.0, whole genome shotgun sequence. It encodes these proteins:
- the LOC100839982 gene encoding phospholipase D alpha 2, translating into MAHRLLHGTLHATILEADKLTDPTRATGGAPGIFRKFVEGFEETIGRGKGSTRLYATIDLGRARVGRTRVIADDPVNPRWYEEFHIYCAHFAADVVFTVKADQPIGATLLGRAYLPVRDLLDAAGKEIERRLDVLDPGKKKLPHGPTIHVRLRFCDVAAAEGRREWGRGIGGLRFPGVPYTFFSQRPGCKVTLYQDAHTPDAFAPRIPLSGGRMYEQGRCWEDVFDAISDARHLVYVTGWSVYTEITLLRDGARPPRPGGDATLGELLKRKASEGVRVLMLVWDDRSSVESIGWKQGYMGTHDAETADYFRGTDVHCVLCPRNPDVGSSVVKGAQIAYMISHHQKIIAVDHDMPVRGGSTRRRIVSFVGGLDLCDGRYDTQFHSLFRTLDTAHHKDFHQPILVGAAIGKGGPREPWHDIHAKLEGPAAWDVLYNFEQRWRKQGSSNDLLVDLKALVNLIIPPSPVMFPDDQEAWNVQVFRSIDGGACFGFPSTPEDAARSGLVSGKNNIIDRSIQDAYIHAIRRAKHFIYIENQYFLGSSFAWKADGIKPEEIEALHLIPRELSLKIVSKIEAGEHFAVYVVLPMWPEGAPAGASVQAILDWQRRTMDMMYHDIAVALEGKRIDANPKDYLTFFCLGNREVKRSGEYEPAEQPMEGSDYERAQKARRYMVYVHSKMMIVDDEYIIVGSANINQRSMDGGRDSEIAMGAFQPHHLNTEDQVARGQIHGFRMSLWYEHLGMLHDDFLKPGSLECVQRVNKMADKYWDLYASDELNDDLPGHLLTYPVAVTKDGIVTELPGMKCFPDTQAPVLGMKSNYMPPILTT